AATagacttttccaattgcttACCATCAAAGAAGTCAGACAACAACTTTTGGACCTTTGGAATTCTGGTGGAACCACCAACCAAGACAACTTCATCGACAGCGGACTTAGCAATCTTAGCATCCTTCataacttgttcaactggGTCCAAAgtggacttgaacaaagcAGAGTTGATGTCTTCGAATCTAGCTCTGGTGATGTTAGCGGAGAAATCTTCACCGTCGAACAAAGAGTCGACTTCAACAGTGGTTTGAGTGACAGAAGACAAGGTTCTCTTAGCTCTTTCACAAGCAGTTCTCAATCTTCTCAAAGCTCTGGAGTCACCGGAGATGTCCAAACCAGtcttcttttggaagtccttcttgaagaagtccaacaagttggtgtcAAAATCTTGACCACCCAAGTGAGTGTCACCAGCAGTAGCCTTAACGGTGAAAACACCACCTTcgatcttcaacaaagagaCATCGAAAGTACCACCACCCAAATCGAAAATCAACACATGTCTTTCCTTTTCGGACTTACCAGCACCTAAACCGTAAGCaatggcagcagcagttgGTTCGTTGATAATTCTCAAGACGTTCAAACCGGCAATGGCACCAGCATCCTTAGTGGCTTGTCTTTGAGCATCGTTAAAGTAAGCTGGAACGGTAACAACAGCCTTTTCAACCTTCTTACCAATCTTAGCTTCAGCAATTTCCTTCATCTTGGTCAAGACCATGGAGGAGATTTCTTGAGGAGAGAAAGTCTTCTTTTCACCCAAGTAGTCAACTTCGATAACTGGGTTACCGTTGTCGCTCAAGACAGTGAAAGGCCAAGACTTGATATCTTTTTGGACGGATTCATCTTCGAAACCTCTACCGATCAAACGCTTAGCGTCAAAAACGGTGTTCTTTGGGTTCAAGGCAGCTTGATTTTTGGCGGCATCACCGAtcaatctttcttcttcggtgaAAGCAACGAAGGAAGGAGTAACTCTGTTACCTTGCTCATTGgcaatgatttcaacagCAGAATCATAAGTAGCAACACAGGAGTAAGTGGTACCTAAATCGATACCAATAGCACCTTGGAAAACACCGTCAGCCATATTGTATTATATTCTTTTTTTAACTAGGTGAAGtaaaaatgaaaatttttttttttcaacttttcatctcttctttttcatcataacctgaaaaatttttttggtCTGGTGAATTACCCGGAAACGTTTTATTCTTTGCAGCAAATTCTAAACTTGGGTGCAAAGTCGCCGCGACACTTGCAATCTTGTGGAGGCGATGATGATACGCGATAATGGCTAGGTGCTTATAAAAACTTTGAATCATTCTCCCGATATATGGACAAATTACTTTGAATCATTTTGAGAGCTGAATCGATCTTTCCTGGTGTTCCTGCCAATTTAAGGGTCTGGATGACCTTTCTATTGCACAACAAATCTGCTTGTTTAGGTATTGCGGATATGGATATAAAACACCCAGTCTGTTCCCTGATGGAATTGATTCTTTCTCCGTTTCTGCCCAATAGAAAAGCCACTTCGTTCTTCCTCAACTCGATGTACTTTTCAGTGTGTACGTCAGTGGTTTGTTTGTGATGCTCGCAGCGAGTATTGTATTCTTCAGGCGAGAAATCCCCTGAAGAAGCAGGGAGGGATTCGTAATCAATCAGGTGAGATTTTATCACATAGTGGTTGCTGGTAGCAGTCAACACGGAAATTAATCTTTCTAAGTTATTAGGAGAAATGGATATATGAACAAGGAATCCCTTGTGGCCAGTGGGGATGAGACGAACATCCTCCTCCTTAACAATTCCTGACCCCATAAACTGGCCATAATGATCCTTTGAAATTTCCATACTAACATAGTTCCAATAAGTCAATTGAGTTAGAAGTAAAACCTCTGAAAAGTATGTCACTTCAGTTGTGGTACCAGTAATACTGACTTCCCAATTACCAAATGATCGTTTTGTACACTCAAAGAAAGCTTCACTAGCCTTACTTGAGTCGCTAAGCAGCACCTTTCTGATCAGATCAATGGAAGTAAGGCAGTTAATTAGTACACTTGATGTgacaatcaacttgacacTGACAATTTTATTCCCATATTGAAGCATCTGATACTCATTCGTAAAGGGAGTTACAAACGCAGCTTCAAAATCCAGGTACGAATGCACAAAATTAAAGACATATTCCAGCCTAGTAGACATTTCGTCATGTTCCAAACTCGCCTTGAAGTTTTCTTTGTTATCTTTTGGTATAAAGTTCATCTTGTGGGTTCTTTTTCTGATGTGACtagttgcaaaatattACAAATACAACATTAGTGCGAGAATACTCTTTGTATATTACTTATCCAACCCTAaatctttcttgaaaaatgcGTACAAAAACATATACTGGTTGAGAGTCTGCACCATCATTACTCTCCCATCACggagcttcttcaacacatcATGGATCACATCACTGGACGTCGACTTCATTAGATACGAAGTGTGATTGTGTAAGAAGTCCAACGCAATAAACGTCCCAGTTCGTCCCACACCAGCAGAACAGTGGACAATTGGCTTGGTAACTTTATactccttcttcaacttgctCAACGCATCCAGAAGTTCAATCAAAGATTGTGGTTTTGTGGGGACTTTCAGATCTGCCCAACTATGGTAATAGTAATGAAGAACACGTTTCTGTGTATCGCCAGACTCGAGCAAGATCTCGGTCATCTTATAGTCTGGAAATTCTTGACAGCTGACGTATGAGGCCTTTAACCCTTTAGGGAAATCGAGTTGGTCTATGAGAACGTCAGCTGACATATCAAGAACAGGATCAACCAGATCCGGCCAGTACTTGTGACATTTGACCATTCGATCTTCCATTAGTGGGGTGATCATGAGGACTACCACAAGGTCATCGTGGTGGCGGACAGCTTCGTGGAAGCACATCGACCAAAAATGGTGGACCGTGTTCGGCAACGGACCCTGGGTAGCAATATAATTGAAGCCAGTATCAAGCTTAATGTGAGACGCGTTTATATAGTCCAGTCGTTGTGTCAGATGGCTAGTGGAGGATACTGGTAAATGAACTCGATTCTTGTTCCAGGGGAACACATTTGTGTACCGATTACGGGATCGGTTGGCGGGTAAAAAGGCATCACTACCACTCCAACCAGAGCGAGGATTGCTTAAAAAACCATTAATCCTATCAACCTCCTGTTTGTTTACTCGATTGAAGCCATCACGGAGCGCAGACATAGATAGTTCACTCCAAAACGGTTGACTCATAGTGGTGAGAATAGACAAATCCGATCTAATCATAAAATCAACCGATGAGATTCGCGATGTGTGGAGGAAACACAAGAGTTAGAGAAATGTGCTATTTTACTTCTAGATATTCGCCTATAAACTAAAGACAACACCCTGAGACAACCGTTGGGTTATCACATCGTCAGAATCAGTCAACACTCCAGCGGTTTGTAACACTTTGGCAGTATTATCTACGACTGTTTTTCTGTTAATTGGTTCATCTCCGACACtgttattgaacttgacggTTTCAATCCATTTCTCTGCATCCGCTTTCGAGTAGTCAAGATGTGTGGCAATATGGGTAGTGGCTTCGTCCTGGTGAGCCCAGAAATACTCAATTCCTTTCCGAACACCCGTCAAAAACTGCTTAATAGCCGGTTTTTCGGCTTCCAAGAGTTTGGAATTGCAGTTTACCACCCAAGAAGGCCATGGAGTATAAATCTCTCCAATTTTTTTGATCTCCTTGGTGTCATAGTACTTCTTAGACGTAAAATGCTCCCACATGAATGCATCACTGTCACTCAATTCTCCATCACCTGCGCTGCCGAACTTCAAATTGACCGAGTCTCGtaagtttttgaagttaGACAACACCGGGTGATCAGAAAAGAAAGGAGACGCAAATTTTTCTTGCAAGCCAAGAACAAATGACATGATATAAGAACCTGATCCAATTCTCGAAACCCCAATTCTCTTTCCTTGTAAATCAGATAATTGGGTGATGTCAGATCTATCATAACCGGTACTAACTGCCCAGCACAAGGGAGATTCAACATAAGTCCCAATCAACTTGTATTCTTCATTTCCCTTTGCAATGTCACTGATAAAGGCCTCAGTCAACCCAATGGCGATATCGACTTCCTTGGTATTCAACATCTTGATAAGTCTTCCACTCCCTTCGATCACTGGTACAAACTGGATAGTTATATTACCGTAGAACCCTTGTTCCTGGGCTAAAAacaatggtgttgaaaaatgtTCAGGCACATATGCCACTCTTAAGGTAGCAGGCATATCAAAATCAGTGAAAATTGGAAATATCGCACAATTTGAATCTAAAGTGAATTACTGACAAggaaaccaaaaacaaatcGATAAAAAATGATGTTTGCAAACAAAAGCTTCGTTAAAGAAGTGAATACTCAAGGGAATGCCTCATTTTATCCGGACTCAAGTCACTTTACGCCAGACATAAAATCTGAAGCAGATAAAACAGTACAAGATTTGCAATCTTAGCCTTTTACAAAAAAGACGTGCAAAGCCATTTTACCACACATTATCTCGCGGAATGCGTCATATCCCACTATCTTTTGCATCTTTACTCCTTCTTTCTATACCTTCTGAATCACTATTCACTTAGATGTCGAGAGACATTGATAAAAATCCTACTTTAGTAGATTTCAAAAAAACGAACGTTGAGTCTGAGGAGGTTTGCTTGTTGTCCGAACCTTCGAGTGCTTATGATGCCGCAGATAACGTCAATGGGAATGAAGGTGCAATTGACATCGATATAGACCAGAACGGAGGATACGCTTTGCCCAGACACAAACTACGTATTGTAGTCTCCAGTCTTTATATCTGTGCCTATTTAGCAGCCCTTGATGCTACTGTTGTATCCACACTTTTATCCGTCATAGCTTCCGATTTGAATTCATTTGGGAACATGTCATGGATTGCAACTGCTTATCTACTTTCGTGTTCGGCGCTACAGCCAATACACGGAAGGCTTTCTGATATATTTGGACGGAAGATTTTGTTAATAGGTTGTGCTGTGTTCTTTGCTCTTGGTTGTTTGATTTGCATGGCCCACTCTATGACGTTTGTTGTTATTGGAAGATTTATAGCAGGGATAGGGGGTTCGGGATTGACTACCTTAACCACAATCATTTTGTCTGACTTGATTCCTCTTCGTGATAGGGGGGTTTATCAAGGTTACACTAACCTGTTTTATGGTTTAGGTGTAGCTACTGGTGGTATATTTGGTGGGGTCATTAACGATTACTTTGGTTGGAGATATGCGTTCGGTTTGCAGGTTCCACTAGCTTGTATATTAGGTGTGTCCCTTTACTTCAACTTGCAGTTTCCTAAAGGGTCGCCTGGTTTGGGGTCCCCAGGTCACTTTAAAGAAAAATTAGCTAAAGTGGACTTTTTGGGACTGACCTTGTTGGTATCGGGCCTTTTGGTGCTTTTAACTGCTGCTTCTATTGGTGGTAAAGAAGTTGCGTACTCTTCGAAACCTTTTATTGGCTTGTGTTTGGCGTCagtgtttttgtttggtaCTTTTGTGTGGGCTGAATCGCATACCCCATTGCAACCGATTATTCCTATATCCTTActaagaagaagaacgaTTCTTGCATCTTCCATGACAAACTGGTTTTATACGATGGGTGTTTTTACTTATTTGTTTTATGTGCCAATCTATTATATTTCAGTTATGGATTAtaataccaccaaaatagGAATGAGATTAATTCCTAATTTCTTTGGCACTTCCCTTGGGTCTGTCGGTGCTGGTATATATATGAAGAGGACTGGTAGGTATTACAATCTTATAATTGTGATTGGAGTCCTTGCAATCGTGGGTAACTTGAACATTTTGAGTATCAATCCAACCATAAGTAACTTAAGACAATTCACTTTATTACTTCCTTGTGGTTTGGCTTACTCGGGTATATTGACAGCCACATTAATGTCATTGATAGCCGCGGTTCCAGCAAGTCATCAGGCTGGTACCACGTCGATTTCATACACTTTTCGAGCTACAGGCTCGACTTTGGGTGTTTCCATTTCGTCTGCTATTTTCCAGTATTCGTTACGCAGTATGCTCAACTCGAAAATACCCAGCATTGTCAATGACCAAGTTATGTCCGATTATATCATTAAGCATGCTTTACAGAGCACCAGTTATGCAAGCAAGGCGCCAGAATATGTCCAGGTTGCTTTAAGATGCTGCTACGAATATGCAGTTAAAAAGACTCTATTGTTTTCCTTTATCTGTGTAGTAATTGGTGTGTTTGCATCTcttttcattcaagaacaCGAGCTACACACGAGCATAAATAGAAATAAATAGATAGTAAACTATTTTGATACCCTAAAAGGCAGTATTTCTAGAAGTAGAAGACCAGCTTTCCTACTCTTGTCTCACTTCTTCTGAAGTAGAGTTAACATGAACTAATCCTACATATTCCCAAATGACCACTAAAGCAGATAGATATTTATGCCATATCATTGCAAGTCTATAATCTTTTCTCACAAAAGCGTTTGCCGATACAACGCCGAGCCCATGTTTAAGGAGAACGCTGGAGAGTAGCATGTTTATTTGAATGTCTGGTTAATCATAGCCCTTCCTGTTGCTCCCTACCTGTCTTGGGTGTATGAATCAGGCTTATGCGCTTTGAGGGTGTTTGTCACACTTTGAGTCTCTTGAGATTGTTATGCATTCTAGCCATTTATTTCCGTAATGACACTACTCAAATATCCACAAGTACATCAtctgttgaatttgaagaagtttctcTTGTGGTTCCTCAAAAGGTTCAAATTTGTTGCAGCAATTAAGTTGCCCGCAGCGTGCGGCTTTTCCGTTGCCCGATGAGCTGGCCGGATTGAACAGCTGTTAATAAAGTACCAAAACCTTACCACAAGACGATAATAAGAAAGAATGATACATAGTTCCCGAAACTATTCTCCCCCGggtacttggccaacatAATAACAGTATCTTACAAATCAGAGAGTCATGGTTGCCTCTATACCCGAGGAAAATGTACCGATTTGTATGCAGGCACACAGGTGCTTACAAATGCGCCATATATAAACAGTTGCAATTCCTTGGAATGTGAGAAAGCATCTATCATAATGACATTCGAATCCTTACAATTGCCAGAGCCCGCCACCGGCTCTTCTGCTCCCTATAGTATCGCCCAGGGATTACCTTACGAGTATCCACTTCCTGAAGGAGTGGTTGGATCGGCTTTGCACTTATCTGACAAAACGCCCAAGTTGTTTCAGCCTCTTCGTATTGGAAACATGGTTATCCCTAATAGAGTCGGTGTTTCCCCAATGTGTCAATACACTGCCGACAAAAACGAGGTCACTGACTATCACAAGATTCACTATGGAGGGTTGAGTACCAGAGGCCCTGGAGTTGTCACGTGTGAAGTAATGGCAGTTGCACCTAATTCTGGTACTTCAATGGTTGATTTGGGAATTTGGAATGACACGCAAGCTTATAAGCTTAAGGATATTGTCAATTATGCACATGCCAATACCTCCAAGATTGGTCTTCAAATCGGCCATGCCGGTAGAAAGGCCATGACATCCGCtttgtttgactttttggaaaactggGATCCCAGAGCTATTGAAAAAGACTTGGTTGGACCTTCGGCTGTTGCTTACAGGCCAAATGGTAGAGTCCCAACCCCAAGAGCTTTGactgttgatgaaatccATACCATAATTAAGCAATTTGGTGCTGCTGCTAAAAGATCGGTGGAAATTTCAGGTTTCGACTTCGTTGAAATTCATGCTGCTCATGGTTATTTGATTAATGAGTTTATGTCTGCTCATTCTAATAAGAGAACTGACCAATATGGGGGCTCCTTTGAAAACAGAATCAGACTCTTATTGGaaattattgatgaagtcaGGGCCAACGTCCCAAAAGGGTACCCTGTCTTTTTAAGATTCAGTGCGTCAGAGATTCATGATTCAAATCCTGACGCTTGGAATATTGCAGATTCAGTTAAATTAGCTCCAATAGTGGCTGAAAGAGGTATTGATTTGATTGATGTTTCTGCGGGTGGCAATGATTCCAATGCCGATAGACCCAAGAAAGGATTTGGTATGTTCTTAGAATACGCGACTGCCATTAAGAAGGctgttggtgataaagCTTTGGTCAGTTGTGTGGGCTCGATGCATGATGCTAAGGGAGTTAATGAATTGCTCGAAGAAGGTTTGATTGATTTTGCATTCGTTGGTTCtccattcttgaagaatccaGGTTTGGTGTTTGATTGGGCTAAAGAATTGGACACCGAGATACACCATATTGCTTCCCATTGGCCTTTCAAACCAAAATATGCTGAAATGATCGAATATATCAAGTCCACTTTAAAGTGAGTTTATTTAACGTGTGGTAGAACAAATTAATAAAAAGCTGATCGCTTGCTTCTCGTCTTCCAAAATATTTGTATTATCTGTTAGAGTGTAGAGCTGCTACTAGATTGACCTCTTTGTTTCCATAGGATATAGGGTTTTGGAAAAAGCTTCCAAGCATCAGATCTCCATCATCACCTACTCGCCTTTGAGAAGAGGAATGGTGACCGTTGATAAGAACGTTAGTAGTGCCGTTCTATTACCTGGAGAAGATATTGAAGCTCGTAATAAGTTGCTCAAGGAACACACTATTGCATGGTAGATACTCCCCTCAAGTTGATGCTTTATTGGAAGGCTAAAATGGCTTCTTCCTATATCTGCCCCTatattttgttttctttgtcaaaTATACAATCATTTGAGTAATCACATATCGGATTAAATGTTCAAGAGCACCTTTTTAGCTTCAATCGTAAGCTTTTGAGGTATAAGGCTGAATTTTTTTAGGGGAGAGGTGGCTGATCTCATTAACTCCCCTTCCTTGAGAAAACTTCACTAATTTGTAACATAAACCACGATGAAAATCCAAAGTGAGCCCTTTCAACAAAGCTAGCCTCAACCACTGGTCAATATTCAACCGCATAGTTCATATGTAGATAAAAtagatatcaagaattggatctTGCACGTACAAAGGTTTTGGCTCGTTCGCTGCCAAATAATTGGCTCCTGAACACCTCCTCAAGTCCATTATGATAGGGTTTGTGCTTACAAAGACTCAAATCATGTATCAGTAATCTTTCTAGAAGAGAAAATTTAAACGGAAGAAAAAATATAGTAATATGGTACCAAATATTGGTAAGCGAAATAActagacaaagagaaattctaataaccaaacattcaAAAACCATCTTGTTTCTTTGAACCAAGCCCCAGTTCCTTTGGTGAattcaaaatgaaatccacaaaagagcggataacacagccaagaatgtgtatgtgttcTTTGAACCCATAGCCTCGTAGGTCgagacttcttgtggtgagGTATCATTACCTGCCGAAGCAGCTTCAGAACCACTATCTTCAGTACCAGTTGGAGCAACGGTTTCGGTAGGGTTAGCAGTGATAGCAACAGCGACAGTGAAAGTCGTATATGTTGTGACAGTGACATCTCCAGCGACATTTGTGCATGGCTCAGTTACCACGACGGTAGAAACTAATGAGTGTGGGATGTTACAGACAACGGTCTTCTTACCATCATaaccagttgttgtggtggttgaaggcTCCTTGCAGGTGCATGGtaagatgatggtggtgacatctTTTTCAGTGACTACTGGTTCAGGAGTTTCAACTACTACAGTTGGTTCACCGTCAGGtcctgtggtagtgtatGTCGATGTGAAAGTTCCCGTCCATGGAATAGTGGTGTGAgcttctggagtttcaacgactacagttggttcaccatcaggtcctgtggtagtgtatGTCGATGTGAAAGTTCCCGTCCATGGAATAGTGGTGTGAGCTTCTGGTGTTTCGACAACTACCGTTGGCTTACCATCTGTacctgtggtagtgtatGTTGATgtgaatgaaccagtccatggaatAGTGGTGTGAgcttctggagtttcaacgacTACAGTTGGTTCGCCATCAGGtcctgtggtagtgtatGTCGATGTGAAAGTTCCCGTCCATGGAATAGTGGTGTGAgcttctggagtttcaacgacTACAGTTGGTTCGCCATCAGTacctgtggtagtgtatGTTGATgtgaatgaaccagtccatggaatAGTGGTGTGAgcttctggagtttcaacgacTACAGTTGGTTCGCCATCAGTacctgtggtagtgtatGTCGATGTTAAAGTTCCGGTCCACGGGGTCGTAACAGTGACAGCACTTCCTGAAGATGGTACTTGTGTAGAAGGAGAAGCAATACTCGAAGATGGAACTGTAGATGAAGGAGTACTCGAAGATGTCACCGCAGAAGAAACAATTAATGATGGTACTGGTGTAGAAGCAACACCCGAAGATGGTACTGGTGTAGAAGGAACACTTGACGATActgctggactagaagtAGAAGCAATACTAGAAGATGGAACTGTAGACGAAGGAGTACTcgaagatgatattggagtacttgaatttgtccAGTGGAAGGACAGGCTTGATAAAGAAGTGGTGGAAAGTGGGGTACTACTTGTTGGACTGGGAGTGGTTGTTATTATAACGACAGTCTtaggatcacttggatcGGAAGGAGTTAAAGTATAGGTTGTATCAATAGATCCATAACTAGTCGTTgtagttgttgattctggagtcttaatgtcaacagttacgggatcacttgggttggatggataaatggtagtagtggtagttcccgaacctgtccatacttcagtagtggtcgttgtagtttcAGGCGTCAAGACGTCGATAGTcacaggatcacttgggtttgaTGGGTAGTgagtgatggtggtggttcccgaacctgtccatacttcagtagtggtcgttgtagtttcAGGCGTCAAGACGTCGATAGTcacaggatcacttgggtttgaTGGGTAGTgagtgatggtggtggttcccgaacctgtccatacttcagtagtggtcgttgtagtttcAGGCGTCAAGACGTCGATAGTcacaggatcacttgggtttAATGGGTAGTgagtgatggtggtggttcccgaacctgtccatacttcagtagtggtcgttgtagtttcCGGTACTTCCTTAGTAACAGTCACATCACCGTCCGAACCTGTCACTGTAAAATATTCAGTATCTGTTCCTGTCCAAATATTAGTGGTGGTAGTGGTTGTACATAACTCCAGTTCCGTCTCATTGGTGTAATACCAAGATATATCATCTGTATGAGTGTCACCGTCAGGATACTTTATCGAAAGTTCTAAGCTGGCTACACCAGGTCCTGCTTGGTAGTACATAATCTTCACTGGGTAATATTCACCTGCAACAAGACTAACCGTTATCACGGTGGTATTAACTGCTCCAGAAGTATCTAGCAAGTGAGCATAAACTGACCCCTCCACAGGGAGATTACTggagcttgaacaacagTCAAGGGTATCTGTATATCCCCCCAAGGACAAGGATGCTTCATTGTCAGCTTTGGTAAATTGTATGGTGTAAGTACCCGTTTCAGTGGCAAGTAAATACCCTGTGAGTCTCAAACCAAAATAATCTACCGGCGTATTTCTGCCATAAACATTTGCGAAATCCCCGACCAGAATTCCGCTCATCAGAAAAGTAATATCTGACACTCCATATCCCGTATAGTCAGGAGTCATGGCATCTATTGTGTTCAAATAAGTAGAGGAATCATTGAGCACATCAACGTGATCAAAGTAATCAACCATAAGTCCACTTTCAGTGGACGGAGGTGAACATCCTGTTATTCCAAGAACAAGCGGAGCGACAAAAGATAAGAATACTATTGGtatcaaaatcatcttaCTTTGCCGGCGAATTGCAAAAGTTGAAGCTGTTTTATATGCCTACGTTTCAGTTATTATGGCCAATTactacaacttgaagtatCTCATTAACGTCACTCAATTAGGCAGTTCTAGAGAAGAAAGGGTCAACTGCTCTTGATTTTGCGTTTGGGAACATCATAATCAATGAAAAGGGGTCCAACAACCCTTTTTTGGGAGCACCACAAATAGAGCCTGTAAAAACAGTAAAAAACGTAAGTAACAAGAGGAAGTTTAATCGAATTATGACTTTTCTGGGGATCGCACTCCCAAAGGAAGGAGTCTTTTACTTTGAAAGGTATGGTTAATaaaaagttcaacaaaaaatAAAACCTTAATAATGAGGTAAAAAAGGTAAACTTATAGAAAGATAGAGACTTTTACCTAAGTGAGACAAGTTTTACTGCATCGtgtcttttcttttttACTTATCAGGTAACTAGCCAAAAATGACCATCGGTTTAATATTTTTGAGCTGCGGGGGAACTGAAAGTCGAAGCAGAATGCATGGATTTAACACCGAAGAACCTTTCCTTCCCAATGTGGTGACATTTTGCTTTCTAAAGGTGCACTAAATCAAAAAAAAGTAACTACTTTCTCTAACTACATGAGGGATTTGCCTTATTCTCACTTTAAGTGTGCATTAACCGTCACTGGTGATATTTAAACCACTGCAGCCAGTAAATTTATGCTGCAGGATCTAAAGCTCAAAGAGGTAGCCATGCTACAGGTCTGGAATGTGCTATatttgttcttcttgtctAATCGCAAAGAAAGCTTTAGACTCAATCTAGCCAGATCCCTACTCTAGCACCTTCCCCAAAATAATTACAAAAAATAAGAGGTTAGGTATTGCTATTGTGGCAAGAGGAGAACTCTGCAATCTAATGTTGTAAAAGGATCTAGTATAGCACAGTACTTGGATCGCTCTGGTAGAGGGAATCAATATCATGAAAATCTGTAATTAGGCTTGAAGAACCGTGGTCTGATAATGAACGCTCTTATCTCAGTATTTGCAGGTAGTATACGTTTCCCATAGTGTATACACTAGTATACAGCAACAATGAAGTATGGGTCGGAACTTATGACTTCGACACTAAAGTACCaattgatattgaaatGATTTGCTGGTTGTCCTCACTGTTTTGGACGATTTGCTTCCCAACGTATGTGCTTTTCCTTGCTCCGTCTTGTTGTCATCGTTATTTTCGTCTACAACAAAATATTTTCTCACCTTCTATTGTTCCGCCTCAACGCTCCTCTGATTATACCGCAGATCCCCTTACAACTGAGATGAATTGAGGCGTAACTAAAAACTTTACAGGGGTGGGCGGAGTCAATGGAACATATTTCTTTTGTAACCAGTAGGGGCATTTTCAGAGGACGCTTGAAATAATCACACTCACATTTTCATAATGAAATATGAACAGGTACAATCTCTTCACCAGAACCCCAAAAATATTCTAATTTCTTCGGTTATTACATCTCTACCCCCCTCTCAAATTTTAGCTTCAAAATACCTCAAGGATACTGATAGCGTCGTTatattttccaagttttggttttggtcGACTTCGAGAGTTGGCGGCATATTTACAAATAGAAGACGAGATTAGAGAACTAAAAAAACGCCGAGACTGTTCATTAAGATGACCATACAAGACTTATTACCTTAGAAGATCACCATATGTGGGGGATCTCCTTCGTGGTGATGTTCTATCGTCACCCGAAGAACCGTAGAGTGATCAAGAGATTGAGGTAAATGGTGCATGCACGAGCTCCTAGTACAGCATACAATGTACAGCGACTGAAGAAAACTTAGGACATATTCTGGGAACAAAACTAACAAAACTAACCTCAAACACAATTTGAGCATCAAACATTGATGTATTGTCTTGGTCTTATTTCATTTCGTGTGCGGATAAAATGgatatcaaga
The sequence above is drawn from the Yamadazyma tenuis chromosome 3, complete sequence genome and encodes:
- the OYE32_1 gene encoding NADH-dependent flavin oxidoreductase (EggNog:ENOG503NUUE; COG:C), with the translated sequence MTFESLQLPEPATGSSAPYSIAQGLPYEYPLPEGVVGSALHLSDKTPKLFQPLRIGNMVIPNRVGVSPMCQYTADKNEVTDYHKIHYGGLSTRGPGVVTCEVMAVAPNSGTSMVDLGIWNDTQAYKLKDIVNYAHANTSKIGLQIGHAGRKAMTSALFDFLENWDPRAIEKDLVGPSAVAYRPNGRVPTPRALTVDEIHTIIKQFGAAAKRSVEISGFDFVEIHAAHGYLINEFMSAHSNKRTDQYGGSFENRIRLLLEIIDEVRANVPKGYPVFLRFSASEIHDSNPDAWNIADSVKLAPIVAERGIDLIDVSAGGNDSNADRPKKGFGMFLEYATAIKKAVGDKALVSCVGSMHDAKGVNELLEEGLIDFAFVGSPFLKNPGLVFDWAKELDTEIHHIASHWPFKPKYAEMIEYIKSTLKVLEKASKHQISIITYSPLRRGMVTVDKNVSSAVLLPGEDIEARNKLLKEHTIAW